The Snodgrassella alvi wkB2 genome window below encodes:
- a CDS encoding T6SS phospholipase effector Tle1-like catalytic domain-containing protein encodes MTDNAKQPDDSKPKANSSSKSSSIDKQFNLGHMIEDIFGLNRPEVNTDDPNDKPSAIGKVINKAGKKIGEIGTGIGEIAQKGIDAVQGVLDELPPLKDVDFDWPVMHKPQVFPTEPGGRLPASIEVIQENRGDCFYKGPKEDKPCQKIIKISFFFDGTNNHEKADKVVSGAQAPSEEELKKQDKAAPQAKMIAAYTYPRTSNVARLFHACMGAGGTPDENNMDPDMIENGWFRHYIQGVGTRFEEIGDLDPGFSGEMFARYGQSRINWALTRLCATLGLCKVFNEKPLLLTTAQKMIKGMDSKIGRKNQLDEYIDSLVFANSNQPLPQAIKLYVIGFSRGAAEGRTFINWLLEYLLERPENADAKKQLEKLMEQRRQQRKELREYYRKYPEAKAEAQKQAIEEEKAASSGVKPNTTQNGAKPGQGSQSAPPKAPGNNTGNQQNNNNGTNKNSNNSGPVNGANTTASLNQSGNINANRKDDKKTEPKPEFIYLKLRGIPIYIEMAGLFDTVANVGMSPLTSLISGHFGWAHGTMSLEQAAAARFVKSCYHFVAGHEQRRSFSVESICIDGGYPRGGGAEFREYTYPGVHADIGGGYPPGAQFKSNFGMGHVVAQITLHDMYARCWQHGMPLKVMDIHPLLKAQMKKTPKFKLQNYEIMDKKTIDEFDIESEMVERFNAWLETTVLDNITKSLQKQVHHITAWRILRWVKDGIDGYATFLGLSITRKKGSAGEKEDAEQVSAREKIIAQGRKEANEKLSNASGGLVPASTDSIADDDKLWQQAGLGDIPAEKRDDFLNGMINKNYDPVNDGWDMLESAKEFKADYLHEFRFESFLSLGFLMKTFAGSIYMLNNVDEAAEFKNIHEEGDKLYFGDPAKNEKKAPPPPPSQDDGFEGDPVATGATPPIVSSNKKDKSGSIFDGLFENLDIGAVATGIILDRVKDKINKGKKKAEAAKDKTGKKPEKVSGKDNTLAILSSVWERLNSKDKRDVTVLMDKIKKTPEQYSKTFGKIVTLFDEQIHDSRAKYMHSILNDREPFTSYFAHRLVFSGSTSNKQITPLMLQNNLIGIAGLARSAYMSIRYGNPAYILLGLNNPEFFVTENERKAYEALINGFDAIAVNPDTGKIILNGKNIKNIYNLYQNSQQSIQKIKEAHEKLTEWNGRDFADKITQEIAKYGDETIKNLQQIRQLLEEQKAALKAAAEAEKQKKQAELTQSQAAAMAKANEAQANEAEAGGAETAAQLEQQLNTMISKIDKNINQLQSLLESSGSSGDASALEHAQELLKQLDPQLVNGLNLNNLSNLDKARQALNGAQNAIQAGNITVPNGSLVNVLPAQQQLADINPQSMADYLSNQIAQYQQNLLKQTQATVSLMQNGVNDPQTLAQVFYRNAQGDIADQAVNNISKTTLNSMGMSDLELNEFLPENIANRSQTEIIQLVQQLRSGNVPAELQSLPKYRLQLMAKVLESWLV; translated from the coding sequence ATGACTGATAATGCAAAACAGCCTGATGATAGTAAACCAAAAGCCAATAGCAGCTCTAAATCTTCAAGTATCGATAAGCAATTTAATTTGGGGCATATGATAGAAGATATATTTGGTTTAAACCGTCCCGAAGTCAATACCGACGACCCGAATGATAAACCCAGTGCTATCGGAAAAGTAATTAATAAAGCCGGTAAAAAAATAGGAGAGATTGGCACAGGTATAGGTGAGATAGCTCAAAAAGGCATAGATGCAGTTCAGGGGGTACTGGATGAGCTACCACCATTGAAAGATGTTGATTTTGACTGGCCGGTTATGCATAAGCCACAGGTTTTTCCAACTGAGCCGGGCGGGCGCCTGCCGGCTTCAATTGAGGTAATTCAGGAAAATAGAGGTGATTGCTTTTATAAAGGTCCTAAAGAGGACAAGCCGTGCCAGAAAATCATTAAAATCAGCTTTTTCTTTGATGGTACCAATAATCATGAAAAGGCGGATAAAGTAGTCAGCGGTGCCCAAGCACCTTCAGAAGAGGAGCTGAAAAAACAGGATAAAGCAGCACCGCAAGCCAAAATGATTGCTGCGTACACCTATCCTCGTACCAGTAATGTAGCCCGTTTATTCCATGCCTGTATGGGCGCCGGTGGTACGCCAGATGAAAATAATATGGATCCGGATATGATCGAAAATGGCTGGTTCCGGCATTATATTCAGGGTGTAGGAACGCGCTTTGAAGAAATCGGTGATTTAGATCCGGGTTTCAGTGGTGAAATGTTTGCACGCTATGGGCAGTCGCGGATTAACTGGGCACTGACACGCTTATGCGCCACATTAGGTCTATGTAAAGTTTTTAATGAAAAGCCTTTATTATTAACAACAGCGCAAAAAATGATTAAAGGCATGGATTCAAAAATTGGCCGTAAAAACCAGCTTGATGAGTATATAGACTCGCTGGTTTTTGCCAACAGTAATCAGCCATTACCACAGGCAATTAAACTGTATGTAATCGGTTTTTCACGCGGAGCGGCTGAGGGGCGTACTTTTATTAACTGGCTGCTGGAATACTTGCTGGAGCGTCCGGAGAATGCTGATGCAAAAAAACAGCTGGAAAAATTGATGGAACAACGTCGCCAGCAACGAAAAGAATTACGCGAGTACTATCGTAAATATCCGGAAGCAAAGGCAGAGGCTCAAAAGCAGGCGATAGAAGAGGAAAAAGCGGCTAGCAGTGGCGTTAAACCGAATACAACACAGAACGGAGCCAAGCCGGGACAAGGGTCGCAGTCAGCGCCGCCTAAAGCCCCGGGCAATAATACGGGTAATCAGCAAAACAATAATAATGGTACGAATAAAAATTCAAACAACAGCGGTCCGGTTAACGGTGCCAATACCACGGCCAGTCTGAATCAGTCTGGCAATATCAATGCCAATCGCAAGGATGATAAGAAGACTGAACCTAAACCTGAATTTATCTATCTCAAGCTTAGAGGTATCCCGATCTATATAGAAATGGCTGGTTTGTTCGATACGGTAGCCAATGTAGGTATGTCTCCGCTAACTTCCTTGATTAGTGGTCATTTCGGCTGGGCGCATGGCACCATGTCTTTGGAACAGGCAGCGGCTGCACGTTTTGTAAAAAGCTGCTATCACTTTGTGGCCGGGCATGAACAGCGTAGAAGTTTTTCCGTTGAAAGTATCTGTATTGACGGCGGTTATCCGCGTGGTGGCGGCGCTGAGTTTCGTGAATATACTTATCCTGGTGTACATGCGGATATAGGCGGCGGCTATCCTCCTGGTGCACAGTTTAAAAGTAACTTTGGTATGGGACATGTAGTAGCTCAGATAACTTTGCATGATATGTATGCACGTTGCTGGCAACATGGTATGCCATTAAAAGTAATGGATATACATCCTTTATTAAAAGCTCAAATGAAAAAAACTCCTAAGTTTAAGTTACAAAATTATGAAATAATGGATAAAAAAACTATTGATGAATTTGATATAGAGTCTGAAATGGTAGAGCGGTTTAATGCCTGGCTGGAAACAACTGTTCTCGACAATATCACGAAGAGTTTGCAGAAGCAGGTTCATCATATTACAGCCTGGCGGATTCTGCGCTGGGTTAAAGACGGAATAGATGGCTATGCTACATTTCTGGGGCTGTCCATTACACGCAAAAAAGGATCTGCCGGAGAAAAAGAAGATGCTGAACAGGTTAGCGCACGGGAAAAAATCATTGCTCAGGGGCGCAAAGAGGCAAATGAAAAACTTTCTAATGCCTCCGGTGGTTTAGTGCCGGCATCAACTGATTCAATTGCTGATGATGATAAATTATGGCAGCAGGCCGGTTTGGGGGATATACCGGCAGAAAAACGCGATGATTTTTTAAATGGCATGATTAATAAAAATTATGATCCGGTGAATGATGGTTGGGATATGCTGGAAAGTGCCAAAGAATTCAAAGCGGATTATCTGCATGAGTTTCGTTTTGAATCTTTCCTGTCATTAGGATTCTTAATGAAAACTTTTGCCGGCAGTATTTATATGCTCAATAATGTAGATGAGGCGGCTGAGTTTAAAAATATACATGAAGAAGGCGATAAGCTTTATTTTGGAGATCCGGCAAAAAATGAAAAAAAAGCTCCGCCTCCGCCTCCTTCTCAGGATGATGGATTTGAAGGTGATCCGGTAGCAACGGGAGCAACACCGCCGATAGTATCATCTAATAAAAAGGATAAGTCTGGTTCTATTTTTGACGGGCTGTTTGAAAATCTGGATATTGGTGCTGTAGCTACAGGCATTATATTAGACAGAGTAAAAGATAAAATTAATAAGGGTAAGAAAAAAGCGGAAGCCGCAAAAGATAAGACTGGCAAAAAGCCGGAAAAGGTATCCGGTAAGGATAATACTCTGGCAATTTTATCCAGTGTCTGGGAGCGACTTAATAGCAAAGATAAGCGTGATGTAACGGTATTAATGGATAAAATTAAAAAAACACCGGAGCAGTATTCCAAAACATTCGGAAAAATAGTTACGCTGTTTGACGAACAGATTCATGATTCGCGTGCCAAATATATGCATTCAATATTGAATGACCGCGAACCATTTACCAGTTATTTTGCACACCGGCTTGTATTCAGTGGTTCAACGTCTAATAAACAGATTACACCGCTGATGTTGCAGAATAATCTTATTGGTATCGCCGGTCTTGCTCGCAGTGCTTATATGTCTATCCGCTATGGTAATCCGGCTTATATTTTGTTAGGGCTTAATAATCCTGAATTTTTTGTAACAGAGAATGAACGCAAAGCATATGAAGCACTGATTAACGGATTTGATGCGATTGCAGTCAATCCTGATACCGGTAAAATTATACTTAACGGTAAAAATATTAAAAATATTTATAATCTGTATCAGAATTCGCAGCAATCAATTCAGAAAATAAAAGAAGCCCATGAAAAACTAACTGAATGGAACGGACGTGATTTTGCAGATAAGATTACTCAGGAAATAGCAAAATATGGCGATGAAACAATAAAAAATCTACAGCAGATTCGCCAGCTGCTGGAGGAACAAAAGGCTGCGCTTAAAGCAGCTGCCGAAGCTGAAAAACAAAAGAAACAGGCTGAATTAACACAAAGTCAGGCAGCAGCAATGGCTAAGGCAAACGAAGCACAAGCTAATGAGGCCGAGGCTGGCGGTGCCGAAACAGCCGCTCAGCTTGAACAACAGCTAAATACAATGATTAGCAAAATTGATAAAAATATTAATCAGCTGCAATCATTACTGGAATCGTCGGGTAGTAGCGGGGACGCCAGTGCGCTGGAGCATGCTCAGGAATTACTCAAACAGCTTGATCCGCAACTGGTGAATGGATTAAATCTAAACAATCTCAGTAATCTGGATAAAGCCCGTCAGGCTTTAAATGGAGCTCAAAATGCCATACAAGCCGGAAATATAACGGTTCCGAATGGCAGTTTGGTAAATGTATTACCGGCGCAACAGCAACTGGCAGATATTAATCCGCAATCTATGGCAGATTATCTGAGTAATCAAATTGCTCAATATCAGCAAAATCTGCTGAAGCAGACTCAGGCTACCGTATCGCTTATGCAAAATGGGGTCAATGATCCGCAGACGCTTGCTCAGGTATTTTACCGAAATGCGCAAGGTGATATTGCTGACCAGGCAGTAAATAACATCAGCAAAACTACACTAAACAGTATGGGAATGTCGGATCTGGAGCTGAATGAATTCTTACCGGAAAATATTGCTAATCGCAGCCAGACAGAAATTATTCAGCTGGTACAGCAACTGCGCAGCGGAAATGTTCCGGCTGAATTGCAATCATTACCGAAATACCGTTTGCAGCTAATGGCCAAAGTGCTGGAAAGCTGGCTTGTCTGA